The proteins below come from a single Tissierella sp. MB52-C2 genomic window:
- a CDS encoding DNA repair exonuclease has product MVKFIHTADLHLGFKFKNVSFKKEKAAERRRELWSTFERIVRYGKDANVDFLLIAGDLFEDDYFTIGDITRIRDTFRRAENINIIISAGNHDYRGRKSLYDKIEWTENVTIFNGNKIQKKEFKDLNTVIYGYSWDAMEIKENKIFSEIDIDNTKNNILVLHGDLGNSSSYLPLKLEELNKLNMDYIALGHIHKPQIISESIAYSGCPEPLDFGEIGERGIIEGVIENKETRFHFMPFSKRKFMETSMTIDEDMGYIDIMEAIKDIDIGDKNVDFYRVNLSGFMQRDLEIKNLEKDLSRDFYHLEIIDNTILDYDLEELSEENKYNIIGKFIETMKDKGLDDPVVKDALYTGLEVLLKGR; this is encoded by the coding sequence ATGGTTAAATTTATTCATACAGCGGATTTACATCTTGGGTTTAAATTTAAAAATGTATCCTTTAAGAAGGAAAAGGCAGCAGAAAGAAGAAGAGAATTATGGTCTACATTTGAAAGAATAGTAAGATATGGAAAGGACGCTAATGTAGACTTTTTATTAATAGCAGGAGATTTATTTGAAGATGATTACTTTACCATAGGTGATATTACTAGGATTAGAGATACATTTAGAAGGGCAGAAAACATTAATATAATTATATCTGCTGGAAATCATGATTATAGAGGAAGAAAATCATTATATGATAAAATAGAGTGGACGGAAAATGTGACCATATTTAATGGAAATAAGATTCAAAAAAAGGAATTTAAAGATTTAAATACTGTAATATATGGATATAGCTGGGATGCTATGGAAATAAAAGAAAATAAAATATTTTCTGAAATAGATATTGATAATACTAAAAATAATATACTTGTATTACATGGGGATTTAGGAAATAGTTCATCATATCTTCCATTAAAACTAGAAGAATTAAATAAGTTAAATATGGACTATATAGCGCTGGGTCATATACATAAGCCACAAATTATTTCAGAGTCTATAGCATATAGTGGATGTCCAGAACCCTTAGATTTTGGAGAAATAGGAGAGAGGGGTATAATAGAAGGAGTTATAGAAAACAAAGAGACTAGATTTCACTTCATGCCTTTTAGCAAGAGAAAGTTTATGGAAACCAGTATGACTATAGATGAAGACATGGGTTATATAGACATAATGGAAGCCATCAAAGATATAGATATAGGTGATAAAAACGTAGACTTTTATAGAGTAAATCTTTCTGGGTTTATGCAAAGAGATTTAGAAATTAAAAACTTGGAGAAAGATTTATCTAGGGATTTCTATCATTTAGAGATAATAGATAATACTATATTGGATTATGATTTAGAGGAATTATCAGAGGAAAACAAATATAATATAATCGGAAAGTTTATAGAAACCATGAAAGATAAAGGTTTAGATGATCCAGTAGTTAAGGATGCGCTATATACTGGATTAGAAGTGCTCTTAAAGGGGAGATGA
- a CDS encoding AAA family ATPase: protein MLLKELNLLGFGKFENKSFLLDKGINIIYGENEVGKSTLHSFIHGIFYGFLRPNVKSTLYLEEHEKYNPWNSNKYAGIIRFEHNGKYYRIERNFTKGEERTKVIDEVTGQDITKDIDVGKGRVFQPGIHFFGFNTRVFSNTIFIKQLDVKTDEKLANEVTEKMINVTTALDDNLSIDEAIGELKIRLADIGTDKAYTRPYARNLEYIEQLQEKRKNIIIEKENYESYVEEEARLKNMLNIETEKLSKLKDKLAAAEILEKAKILEEAEILLDEIKSIENKILDLKDYANFSIDQYNEIINLNSSIVFLDSNILDKEKELIEIEDKLKLNYKNDHKDNEEKIVKINNDYNTFEEWEEEKHKVLYAKDNHQIEFLKRDYTNYESKLSKNRLNKIVISVALIILLFIGTVFKKYIIFTIGIPLIISLIYISKKSKEIEVIRETAKTEIDKIYTEEEENRKRIEEIEILQRELLQKYNIENKIEFKRFLDKIQMESYRNKESSELYNELNNKKDFLIKKINEGRLKKEDIENKLKDILYKNNVNNIQGFREGLDKKDLYEKYLKKLEVKKELLFKTMGENSVEDLKGQLKGLITTLDRTLLGVDKNQLRYEIERTNESISDIKIALRGVEENLKLLGENIDKLVEVEEELERREKYKAELEFKTKSLELAVKTIEELSKDIHHEFAPSINKQISEIIESITDGKYNKVRISEELDISIENPITGEIIGIDSLSGGTIDQLYFSLRLGITNSMVGDKLPLILDDCFVQYDDNRLKNIMKFLYEISYERQIILFTCHNRENIILDELGVDFNLITLS, encoded by the coding sequence ATGCTTCTTAAAGAACTTAATTTACTTGGATTTGGGAAGTTTGAGAATAAAAGTTTTCTTCTAGACAAGGGTATAAATATTATCTATGGAGAAAATGAAGTGGGTAAATCGACTTTACATAGCTTTATTCATGGAATCTTTTATGGATTTTTAAGACCTAATGTAAAATCTACATTATATTTAGAAGAACATGAAAAATATAATCCATGGAATAGCAATAAATATGCTGGAATCATAAGGTTTGAACATAATGGAAAATACTATAGAATAGAGAGAAACTTTACAAAGGGAGAAGAAAGAACTAAAGTTATTGATGAAGTCACTGGACAAGATATTACGAAAGATATTGATGTGGGAAAAGGTAGGGTGTTTCAGCCGGGAATCCATTTCTTTGGATTTAATACTAGAGTTTTTTCCAATACCATATTTATCAAACAATTAGACGTTAAAACAGATGAGAAACTAGCCAATGAAGTAACAGAAAAGATGATAAATGTTACGACAGCTTTAGATGATAATCTATCTATAGATGAGGCAATAGGGGAGTTAAAGATACGACTAGCAGATATAGGTACTGATAAGGCTTATACAAGACCCTATGCTAGAAATCTAGAGTATATAGAGCAACTTCAAGAAAAAAGAAAAAACATAATAATAGAGAAAGAGAATTATGAATCCTATGTAGAAGAAGAAGCTAGATTAAAAAATATGCTTAATATAGAGACAGAAAAACTTTCTAAATTAAAAGATAAATTAGCTGCAGCTGAAATATTGGAAAAGGCAAAAATCCTTGAAGAAGCAGAAATATTATTAGATGAAATAAAAAGTATAGAAAATAAAATATTAGATTTAAAGGACTATGCAAATTTTTCCATAGACCAATATAATGAAATCATTAATTTAAATAGTTCTATTGTATTTTTAGATAGTAATATTCTTGATAAGGAAAAAGAATTAATTGAAATAGAAGATAAATTAAAGCTGAATTATAAGAATGACCATAAGGACAATGAGGAGAAAATAGTTAAAATAAATAATGATTATAATACTTTTGAAGAATGGGAAGAAGAAAAACATAAGGTTCTATATGCTAAAGACAATCATCAAATTGAATTCTTAAAAAGGGATTATACTAATTATGAAAGCAAATTATCTAAAAATAGACTTAATAAAATAGTTATTAGTGTTGCTTTAATTATTTTATTGTTTATTGGAACTGTCTTTAAAAAATATATTATTTTTACTATAGGTATTCCTTTGATTATTTCATTAATATACATATCAAAGAAATCTAAAGAAATAGAAGTGATTAGGGAAACGGCAAAGACTGAAATAGATAAAATTTACACTGAGGAAGAAGAAAATCGGAAAAGAATAGAAGAAATAGAGATATTACAAAGAGAATTATTACAAAAATATAATATTGAAAATAAGATAGAATTTAAAAGATTCCTTGATAAGATTCAAATGGAAAGCTATAGAAATAAGGAAAGTTCAGAGCTATATAATGAACTAAACAACAAAAAAGATTTTTTAATAAAGAAAATTAATGAAGGAAGGCTTAAAAAAGAAGACATTGAAAATAAGCTTAAGGACATTTTATATAAAAACAATGTTAATAATATTCAGGGGTTTAGAGAAGGTCTAGATAAAAAGGATTTATATGAAAAATACTTAAAGAAATTAGAAGTTAAAAAAGAACTTTTATTTAAGACAATGGGAGAAAACTCCGTAGAAGATTTAAAAGGACAACTTAAAGGGCTTATTACAACTTTAGATAGGACATTATTAGGTGTAGATAAAAATCAATTAAGATATGAAATTGAAAGAACTAATGAAAGTATTTCAGATATTAAAATTGCTTTAAGGGGAGTAGAAGAAAATCTAAAATTATTGGGAGAGAATATAGATAAGCTTGTTGAAGTTGAAGAAGAATTAGAAAGAAGAGAAAAATATAAAGCTGAACTAGAGTTTAAGACTAAGTCCTTAGAACTTGCAGTGAAAACTATAGAGGAGTTATCGAAGGATATTCACCATGAATTTGCCCCTAGTATAAATAAACAAATCAGCGAAATTATCGAGAGTATTACAGATGGAAAATATAATAAAGTTAGAATAAGTGAAGAGTTAGATATTAGCATTGAAAATCCTATTACCGGGGAAATAATAGGAATAGATAGTTTAAGTGGTGGCACTATAGATCAATTATATTTTTCTTTGAGATTAGGTATAACTAATTCAATGGTTGGAGATAAACTTCCCTTAATTTTAGATGATTGTTTTGTTCAGTATGATGATAATAGATTAAAAAACATTATGAAATTTTTATATGAAATTAGTTATGAAAGACAAATTATTTTATTTACATGTCACAATCGTGAGAATATAATATTAGATGAACTAGGAGTAGATTTTAATTTAATTACTTTAAGTTAA
- a CDS encoding metallophosphoesterase, translated as MIFAIGDLHFDNTGEKPMDIFGDNWLNHEEKIIDNWKEVVGEDDLVLLAGDISWALKLEEAYDDLMKIESLPGKKIIIKGNHDYWWSSLKKLKDFQFKTIEFIQNNSFKYGNVGIVGTRGWTSIDTNESDEKNQKIFNRELNRLKLSLDSLQNKVEKIIVVLHYPPFNPNLSTNEFVNIMKDYDVDICIYGHLHSEGHRYVVEGNIDEIQFHCVSCDYIDFMPKKILEE; from the coding sequence TTGATATTTGCTATTGGAGACTTACATTTTGATAATACAGGTGAAAAGCCGATGGATATATTTGGAGATAATTGGTTGAATCACGAAGAAAAAATTATAGATAATTGGAAGGAAGTCGTAGGAGAAGATGATTTAGTTCTGTTGGCAGGAGATATATCATGGGCATTAAAATTAGAAGAAGCCTATGATGATTTAATGAAAATAGAAAGTCTTCCTGGGAAGAAAATAATTATTAAAGGAAATCATGACTATTGGTGGAGTAGCTTAAAAAAACTCAAAGATTTTCAGTTTAAAACTATTGAATTTATTCAAAACAATAGTTTTAAATATGGAAATGTGGGAATAGTAGGAACGAGAGGATGGACTTCAATAGATACCAACGAATCTGATGAAAAAAATCAAAAAATTTTCAATAGAGAATTAAATAGATTGAAATTATCATTGGATTCATTACAAAATAAGGTAGAAAAAATCATAGTGGTACTTCATTATCCGCCCTTTAATCCAAATCTTAGTACAAATGAATTTGTAAATATTATGAAAGACTATGATGTGGATATATGTATATATGGACATTTACATTCTGAAGGGCATAGATATGTTGTTGAAGGTAATATAGATGAAATTCAATTTCACTGTGTATCATGTGATTATATTGATTTCATGCCAAAAAAAATATTAGAGGAGTGA
- the nagB gene encoding glucosamine-6-phosphate deaminase, producing MKILVEKDYEAVSKKAGEIFKEEISKKPEIVLGLATGSTPIGMYKELIKAHKEEGLDFSKVKTFNLDEYVGLSKDNPNSYGYFMDTELFNHINIDKENTHVPNGKAENVEECCKEYDESIAEAGGIDIQVLGIGQNGHIAFNEPEETLSVGTNIVKLTESTIEVNSRFFDSMDEVPKTAITMGIGTILKAKKIILLASGEKKAPIIKELLNSNRVTTKLPASFLLLHPDVTIIVDEKAYKG from the coding sequence ATGAAAATATTAGTAGAAAAAGATTATGAAGCTGTGAGCAAGAAAGCTGGTGAAATATTTAAAGAAGAAATATCAAAAAAACCAGAGATAGTTTTAGGTTTGGCTACTGGAAGTACGCCTATTGGAATGTATAAAGAATTAATAAAGGCTCACAAAGAAGAGGGCCTAGATTTTTCAAAGGTTAAAACTTTCAATCTAGATGAGTATGTAGGCCTATCTAAAGATAATCCAAATAGTTATGGCTATTTTATGGATACTGAGCTTTTTAATCATATTAATATAGACAAAGAAAACACTCATGTACCTAATGGAAAGGCAGAAAATGTAGAAGAGTGCTGTAAGGAATATGATGAATCCATAGCTGAAGCAGGTGGAATAGATATTCAAGTATTAGGAATAGGACAAAATGGACATATAGCTTTTAACGAGCCAGAAGAAACCTTATCTGTTGGAACAAATATTGTTAAATTAACTGAAAGTACTATTGAGGTTAACTCAAGATTTTTTGATTCAATGGATGAAGTGCCTAAGACAGCAATAACTATGGGAATTGGAACTATATTAAAGGCGAAGAAAATAATACTTTTAGCCAGTGGGGAAAAGAAAGCTCCTATCATAAAAGAATTGCTAAACAGCAATAGAGTAACTACTAAATTACCAGCATCATTTCTATTACTTCACCCTGATGTGACTATTATAGTAGATGAAAAAGCCTATAAAGGTTAA
- a CDS encoding class IV adenylate cyclase codes for MKELEVKILNIDINEMEKKLKTLGATLIDKEVQVNTLIDSKEEFIQNSLDSYLRIRETKSLLTNNIKLTLTMKKNINREGIRENIEINTDITDKEALLEILNSLGYYVYQEGFKERTSYTLNNVRFDLDKWDDLTYPEPYMEIEVNVEDELEAMIKLLNIPRGNISTKSIVELRKEKGLV; via the coding sequence ATGAAAGAACTTGAAGTAAAAATATTAAATATAGATATAAATGAGATGGAAAAAAAGTTAAAGACATTAGGTGCTACATTAATAGATAAAGAGGTTCAAGTAAATACATTAATTGATTCTAAGGAAGAATTTATTCAAAATAGCTTAGACAGTTACTTACGAATAAGAGAGACTAAATCATTATTGACTAATAACATTAAGTTAACATTAACTATGAAGAAAAACATCAATAGGGAAGGTATTAGGGAAAATATTGAAATCAATACAGATATAACTGATAAAGAGGCTCTTTTAGAAATATTAAATTCTTTAGGATACTATGTTTATCAAGAAGGATTTAAAGAAAGAACTTCATATACCTTAAATAATGTAAGGTTTGATTTAGACAAATGGGATGATTTAACTTATCCTGAACCTTATATGGAAATTGAAGTTAATGTTGAAGATGAACTTGAAGCTATGATTAAGTTATTAAATATTCCAAGAGGAAATATATCTACTAAATCTATTGTTGAGCTTAGAAAAGAAAAAGGATTAGTATAA